From Pseudomonas alcaligenes, a single genomic window includes:
- the alaS gene encoding alanine--tRNA ligase, with amino-acid sequence MKSAEIREAFLRFFEEKGHTRVASSSLIPANDPTLLFTNAGMNQFKDCFLGLEKRAYTRATTSQKCVRAGGKHNDLENVGYTARHHTFFEMLGNFSFGDYFKRDAITYAWEFLTSDKWLNLPKEKLWVTVYATDDEAYDIWHKEVGIPAERMIRIGDNKGAPYASDNFWAMGDTGPCGPCTEIFFDHGEHIWGGPPGSPEEDGDRYIEIWNNVFMQFNRTADGVLHPLPAPSVDTGMGLERISAVLQHVNSNYEIDLFQSLLNAAAKAIGCANEGQASLKVVADHIRSCGFLIADGVTPSNEGRGYVLRRIVRRACRHGNKLGAKGSFFYQIVAALVAEMGEAFPELKQQQAHIERVLKTEEEQFAKTLEQGLKILEQDLAELKGSVIPGDVVFKLYDTYGFPVDLTGDIARERELTLDEEGFEREMEAQRERARSASAFGMDYNSLVKVDSDTVFLGYEGTTGSGKVIALFKAGAAVDSLGEGEEGVIVLDRTPFYAESGGQVGDSGYLSAAGVRFDVRDTTKAGGAFLHHGIVALGGIKVGAELQAEVDASVRQATALNHSATHLLHAALRQVLGEHVQQKGSLVDSQRLRFDFSHFEAIKPEQLKALEELVNAEIRKNSAVETEETDIETAKAKGAMALFGEKYGDDVRVLTMGGGFSVELCGGTHVSRTGDIGLFKITSEGGVAAGVRRIEGVTGAAALAWLNGAEEQLKEAAALVKGSRDNVLDKLSGLIERNRQLEKELEQLKAKAASAAGNDLAGSAVDVKGIKVLASRLDGLDGKALLAMVDQLKNKLGSAVILLGGVQDDKVVLVAGVTQDLTAKLKAGDLMRQAAAAVGGKGGGRPDMAQGGGVDAGKLDEALALAVTFAEQGL; translated from the coding sequence ATGAAAAGCGCAGAAATCCGTGAAGCCTTCCTCCGCTTCTTCGAAGAGAAGGGGCACACCCGCGTCGCCTCCAGTTCGCTGATCCCGGCGAACGACCCGACCCTGCTGTTCACCAACGCCGGCATGAACCAGTTCAAGGACTGCTTCCTCGGCTTGGAAAAGCGCGCCTACACCCGCGCCACCACCAGCCAGAAGTGCGTGCGTGCCGGTGGCAAGCACAACGACCTGGAAAACGTCGGCTACACCGCGCGCCACCACACCTTCTTCGAGATGCTGGGTAACTTCAGCTTCGGCGACTACTTCAAGCGCGACGCCATTACCTACGCTTGGGAATTCCTGACCAGCGACAAGTGGCTGAACCTGCCGAAGGAGAAGCTCTGGGTCACCGTCTACGCCACCGACGACGAGGCCTACGACATCTGGCACAAGGAAGTCGGCATCCCGGCCGAGCGCATGATCCGCATCGGCGACAACAAGGGCGCGCCGTACGCTTCCGACAACTTCTGGGCGATGGGCGATACCGGCCCGTGCGGCCCGTGCACCGAGATCTTCTTCGATCACGGCGAGCACATCTGGGGCGGCCCACCCGGCTCGCCGGAAGAAGACGGCGACCGCTACATCGAGATCTGGAACAACGTGTTCATGCAGTTCAACCGCACCGCGGACGGCGTGCTGCACCCGCTGCCGGCGCCGAGCGTGGACACCGGCATGGGCCTGGAGCGCATCAGCGCCGTGCTGCAGCACGTCAACTCGAACTACGAGATCGACCTGTTCCAGAGCCTGCTCAATGCTGCGGCCAAGGCCATCGGCTGCGCCAACGAAGGCCAGGCTTCGCTGAAGGTGGTGGCTGACCACATCCGTTCCTGCGGTTTCCTGATCGCCGACGGCGTGACCCCGTCCAACGAGGGCCGCGGCTACGTGCTGCGCCGCATCGTCCGTCGCGCCTGCCGTCACGGCAACAAGCTGGGCGCCAAGGGCAGCTTCTTCTACCAGATCGTTGCCGCCCTGGTGGCCGAGATGGGCGAGGCCTTCCCCGAGCTGAAACAGCAGCAGGCGCACATCGAGCGCGTGCTGAAGACCGAAGAAGAGCAGTTCGCCAAGACTCTGGAGCAGGGCCTGAAGATCCTCGAGCAGGATCTGGCCGAGCTGAAAGGCAGCGTCATCCCTGGCGACGTGGTGTTCAAGCTGTATGACACCTACGGCTTCCCGGTCGACCTGACCGGCGACATCGCCCGCGAGCGCGAGCTGACCCTCGACGAGGAAGGCTTCGAGCGCGAGATGGAAGCCCAGCGCGAGCGCGCCCGCTCCGCCAGCGCCTTCGGCATGGACTACAACAGCCTGGTCAAGGTCGATAGCGACACCGTGTTCCTCGGCTACGAGGGCACCACTGGCAGCGGCAAGGTCATTGCTCTGTTCAAGGCCGGTGCAGCCGTCGACAGCCTGGGCGAAGGCGAGGAGGGCGTGATTGTCCTCGACCGTACGCCGTTCTATGCCGAGTCCGGCGGCCAGGTCGGCGACAGTGGCTATCTGTCTGCGGCCGGCGTGCGTTTCGATGTGCGCGACACCACCAAGGCCGGTGGCGCCTTCCTGCATCACGGCATCGTCGCCCTGGGCGGGATCAAGGTCGGTGCCGAGCTGCAGGCCGAGGTCGACGCCTCGGTGCGCCAGGCCACTGCACTGAACCACTCCGCTACCCACCTGCTGCACGCAGCGCTGCGCCAGGTGCTGGGTGAGCACGTGCAGCAGAAGGGCTCGCTGGTCGACAGCCAGCGTCTGCGCTTTGACTTCAGCCACTTCGAGGCGATCAAGCCCGAGCAGCTGAAGGCCCTGGAAGAACTGGTCAACGCCGAGATCCGCAAGAACTCCGCAGTCGAGACCGAAGAGACCGATATCGAGACCGCCAAGGCCAAGGGCGCCATGGCGCTGTTCGGCGAGAAGTATGGCGACGACGTGCGCGTGCTGACCATGGGCGGCGGCTTCTCCGTCGAACTGTGCGGCGGTACTCACGTCTCGCGCACCGGCGACATCGGTCTGTTCAAGATCACCAGCGAAGGCGGTGTGGCCGCTGGTGTACGCCGTATCGAAGGCGTCACCGGCGCCGCGGCGCTGGCCTGGCTGAATGGCGCGGAAGAGCAGCTGAAAGAAGCCGCTGCGCTGGTCAAGGGCAGTCGCGACAACGTGCTGGACAAACTGTCTGGCCTGATCGAGCGCAACCGCCAGCTGGAAAAAGAGCTGGAGCAGCTCAAGGCCAAGGCCGCCAGTGCCGCCGGCAACGACCTGGCCGGCTCGGCCGTGGACGTCAAAGGCATCAAGGTGCTGGCTTCGCGTCTCGACGGCCTGGACGGCAAGGCCCTGCTGGCCATGGTTGACCAGTTGAAGAACAAGCTCGGCAGTGCAGTGATCCTGCTCGGCGGCGTGCAGGACGACAAGGTCGTGCTGGTTGCCGGCGTGACCCAGGATCTGACCGCCAAGCTCAAGGCCGGCGACCTGATGCGTCAGGCTGCGGCAGCCGTGGGCGGCAAGGGCGGTGGTCGCCCGGACATGGCCCAGGGTGGCGGCGTGGATGCCGGCAAGCTGGACGAAGCGTTGGCCCTGGCCGTGACCTTTGCCGAACAAGGTCTGTAA
- the astE gene encoding succinylglutamate desuccinylase, whose amino-acid sequence MLALGKLLELTLAGREPTEKIQLTREGARLHWLAQGALEVTPAASEDSGLDLLLSAGIHGNETAPIELLDRLLQGIASGQLIPRARILFLLGNPEAIRRGERYIEQDINRLFSGRHEQSSGFEALRANELERLAAAFFSRAGRERLHYDLHTAIRGSKIEQFALYPYAEGREHSARELARLRAAGIEAVLLQQKVGITFSSYTYAHLGAEAFTLELGKARPFGQNQAVNLDLLEKRLREVIEQCEPADADLDGLQLFSVAREVIKHSEAFKLHLPSDVENFSELPVGYLLAEDIAGTRWLVEEQGARIIFPNPKVKNGLRAGILIVPTSL is encoded by the coding sequence ATGCTCGCCCTCGGCAAACTGCTTGAACTGACCCTGGCCGGCCGTGAGCCGACCGAGAAGATTCAGCTGACCCGCGAGGGCGCGCGCCTGCACTGGCTGGCCCAGGGCGCACTGGAAGTGACGCCGGCGGCCAGCGAGGACAGCGGCCTCGACCTGCTGCTGTCGGCAGGTATCCATGGCAATGAAACCGCGCCGATCGAACTGCTCGACCGCCTGCTGCAGGGCATTGCCTCCGGCCAGCTGATCCCGCGGGCACGCATCCTGTTCCTGCTCGGCAATCCCGAGGCGATCCGTCGCGGCGAGCGCTACATCGAGCAGGACATCAACCGCCTGTTCAGTGGGCGGCATGAGCAGAGCAGTGGCTTCGAAGCGCTGCGTGCCAACGAGCTGGAGCGTCTGGCTGCAGCTTTTTTCAGCAGGGCCGGGCGCGAGCGCCTGCACTATGACCTGCACACGGCGATTCGCGGCTCGAAGATCGAGCAGTTCGCCCTCTATCCCTACGCCGAAGGGCGCGAGCACTCCGCCCGCGAGCTGGCCCGTCTGCGTGCCGCGGGCATCGAGGCGGTGCTGCTGCAGCAGAAGGTCGGCATCACCTTCAGTTCCTACACCTATGCCCACCTGGGTGCCGAGGCCTTTACCCTGGAGCTGGGCAAGGCGCGGCCGTTCGGGCAGAACCAGGCGGTCAACCTCGACCTGCTGGAGAAGCGTCTGCGCGAGGTGATCGAGCAGTGCGAGCCGGCCGATGCCGACCTCGACGGCCTGCAGCTGTTCAGCGTGGCGCGCGAAGTGATCAAGCACAGCGAAGCGTTCAAGCTGCACCTGCCCAGCGATGTCGAGAACTTCAGCGAACTGCCGGTCGGCTACCTGCTGGCCGAGGACATCGCCGGCACCCGCTGGCTGGTGGAGGAGCAGGGCGCACGCATCATCTTCCCCAATCCCAAGGTCAAGAACGGCCTGCGCGCCGGCATTCTGATCGTCCCCACCAGCCTCTGA
- a CDS encoding topoisomerase II, with protein MSDALQLILEDTDGTQLETSCTRFAVIWQGKEVWIQQAGNGQLLIGVDVEEGDTEYANLLLRPLATNLVSLQLEMEAADADDEEEGHVHGPDCNH; from the coding sequence ATGTCTGACGCCCTGCAACTGATCCTCGAAGATACCGACGGCACCCAGCTGGAGACCTCCTGCACCCGCTTTGCCGTGATCTGGCAGGGCAAGGAAGTGTGGATCCAGCAGGCCGGCAACGGTCAGCTGCTGATCGGCGTGGACGTGGAGGAGGGTGATACCGAGTACGCCAACCTGCTGCTGCGCCCGCTGGCCACCAACCTGGTCAGCCTGCAGCTGGAGATGGAAGCGGCTGACGCCGATGATGAAGAGGAAGGCCACGTCCACGGCCCGGACTGCAACCACTAA
- the astB gene encoding N-succinylarginine dihydrolase, giving the protein MSAYEMNFDGLVGPTHNYGGLSYGNVASQSNSQAASNPKEAAKQGLGKMKALMDLGFKQGVFAPQERQDVAALRSLGFAGTDAQVIAQAAKEAMPLLAACSSASSMWTANSCTVSPSADTADGRVHFTAANLNCKFHRSIEHPTTSRVLRAMFNNEQHFAHHAALPAVGQFGDEGAANHTRFCKGYGDAGVEFFVYGRSAFDARYPVPQRYPARQTLEASQAVARLHGLSEAGVVYAQQNPAVIDQGVFHNDVIAVGNGEVLFYHQDAFLDTDKVLAELGDKLGRRGGNFQAVCVPGDAVSVDDAVRSYLFNSQLLTRADGSMLLIVPEECRNNANVWAYLQQLTSGSGPIREVKVFDLKQSMQNGGGPACLRLRVALKEQELAAVNPGVVMTPALYDTLTAWVDKHYRDRLAESDLADPQLLIECRTALDELTQILKLGAVYPFQLA; this is encoded by the coding sequence ATGTCCGCCTATGAAATGAACTTTGACGGCCTGGTTGGCCCGACCCACAACTACGGCGGTCTGTCCTACGGCAACGTGGCGTCGCAGAGCAACAGCCAGGCGGCTTCCAACCCGAAGGAAGCGGCCAAGCAGGGCCTGGGCAAGATGAAGGCGCTGATGGATCTGGGCTTCAAGCAGGGCGTGTTCGCCCCGCAGGAGCGCCAGGATGTCGCCGCCCTGCGCAGTCTCGGCTTTGCCGGCACCGATGCGCAGGTGATCGCCCAGGCGGCCAAGGAGGCCATGCCGTTGCTGGCCGCCTGCAGCTCGGCCTCCAGCATGTGGACGGCCAACTCCTGCACCGTCAGCCCGAGTGCCGACACCGCCGACGGCCGCGTGCACTTCACCGCCGCCAACCTCAACTGCAAGTTCCACCGCAGTATCGAGCACCCGACTACCAGTCGCGTGCTGCGCGCGATGTTCAACAACGAGCAGCACTTCGCCCACCACGCGGCGCTGCCGGCGGTCGGCCAGTTCGGTGACGAGGGCGCGGCCAACCACACGCGTTTCTGCAAGGGGTATGGCGATGCCGGCGTGGAGTTCTTCGTCTACGGCCGCAGCGCCTTCGATGCCCGCTACCCGGTGCCGCAGCGCTACCCGGCGCGGCAGACCCTGGAAGCCAGCCAGGCGGTGGCTCGCCTGCATGGCCTGAGCGAGGCGGGCGTGGTCTACGCCCAGCAGAATCCGGCGGTGATCGACCAGGGCGTGTTCCACAACGACGTGATCGCGGTGGGCAACGGCGAGGTGCTGTTCTATCACCAGGACGCCTTCCTCGACACCGACAAGGTGCTGGCCGAGCTGGGCGACAAGCTGGGTCGCCGTGGCGGCAACTTCCAGGCCGTCTGTGTTCCGGGTGATGCGGTCAGTGTCGACGATGCGGTGCGTTCCTACCTGTTCAACAGCCAGCTGCTGACCCGCGCCGATGGCAGCATGCTGCTGATCGTGCCGGAGGAATGCCGCAACAACGCCAACGTCTGGGCCTACCTGCAGCAACTGACCAGCGGCAGCGGGCCGATCCGCGAGGTCAAGGTGTTCGACCTCAAGCAGAGCATGCAGAACGGCGGCGGCCCGGCCTGCCTGCGCCTGCGCGTGGCGCTCAAGGAGCAGGAACTGGCGGCGGTCAATCCCGGAGTGGTGATGACCCCGGCTCTGTACGACACTCTTACTGCCTGGGTCGACAAGCATTACCGTGATCGCCTGGCAGAAAGCGACCTGGCCGACCCGCAATTGCTGATCGAATGCCGCACGGCATTGGATGAACTGACGCAGATCCTTAAACTGGGCGCGGTTTACCCCTTCCAATTGGCTTGA
- the astD gene encoding succinylglutamate-semialdehyde dehydrogenase, producing the protein MMTTHFIAGSWQPGQGEAFDSLNPVTQESVWSGCGASAAQVEQAVAAARAAFPAWARRPLEERIAVLEQFAATLKAHGDELARTIGEETGKPLWESATEVTSMVNKVAISVQSYRERTGIKSGPLADATAVLRHKPHGVVAVFGPYNFPGHLPNGHIVPALLAGNAVVFKPSELTPKVAELTVKCWIEAGLPAGVLNLVQGARETGVALAASAGIDGLFFTGSSRTGNLLHSQFAGRPDKILALEMGGNNPLVVDQVADVDAAVYTIIQSAFISAGQRCTCARRLLVPAGAWGDALLARLVAVASTIKVGAFDEQPAPFMGSVISLQAAEHLLKAQRHLVDKGAQVLLEMIQPVATAALLTPGILDVTAVAERIDEEFFGPLLQVIRYADFDAAIAEANATQYGLAAGLLSDSAERYQQFLIESRAGIVNWNKQLTGAASSAPFGGVGASGNHRASAYYAADYCAYPVASLESETLSLPATLTPGVSL; encoded by the coding sequence ATAATGACCACTCATTTCATCGCCGGTAGCTGGCAGCCTGGCCAGGGCGAGGCTTTCGATTCGCTCAATCCGGTGACTCAGGAATCCGTGTGGAGTGGCTGTGGCGCCAGTGCCGCGCAGGTCGAGCAGGCCGTTGCCGCTGCCCGCGCGGCCTTTCCGGCCTGGGCCCGGCGCCCGCTGGAAGAGCGCATTGCCGTGCTCGAGCAGTTCGCTGCCACCCTCAAGGCGCACGGCGATGAGCTGGCCCGCACCATCGGTGAGGAAACCGGCAAGCCGCTGTGGGAGTCCGCCACCGAGGTGACCAGCATGGTCAACAAGGTCGCCATCTCCGTGCAGAGCTATCGCGAGCGTACCGGCATCAAGAGCGGCCCGCTGGCCGACGCCACCGCCGTACTGCGCCACAAGCCGCATGGCGTGGTCGCCGTGTTCGGTCCCTACAACTTCCCCGGCCACCTGCCCAACGGCCACATCGTGCCGGCACTGCTGGCCGGCAACGCGGTGGTGTTCAAGCCCAGCGAGCTGACCCCCAAGGTTGCCGAGCTGACCGTGAAATGCTGGATCGAGGCCGGCCTGCCGGCTGGCGTGCTCAATCTGGTGCAGGGCGCCCGCGAAACCGGCGTGGCCCTGGCCGCCAGTGCCGGCATCGACGGCCTGTTCTTCACCGGCTCCAGCCGCACCGGCAACCTGCTGCACAGCCAGTTCGCCGGCCGCCCGGACAAGATCCTGGCGCTGGAGATGGGCGGCAACAACCCGCTGGTGGTTGACCAGGTCGCCGATGTCGACGCCGCCGTGTACACCATCATCCAGTCCGCCTTCATCTCTGCCGGCCAGCGCTGCACCTGCGCCCGGCGCCTGCTGGTGCCCGCCGGCGCCTGGGGCGATGCCCTGCTGGCGCGCCTGGTGGCGGTGGCCTCGACCATCAAGGTCGGCGCCTTCGACGAGCAGCCGGCGCCGTTCATGGGCTCGGTCATTTCGCTGCAGGCTGCCGAGCACCTGCTCAAGGCCCAGCGCCATCTGGTCGACAAGGGCGCTCAGGTGCTGCTGGAGATGATCCAGCCGGTAGCAACGGCCGCGTTGCTGACTCCGGGCATCCTCGATGTCACTGCGGTTGCCGAGCGCATCGACGAAGAGTTCTTCGGTCCGCTGCTGCAGGTGATCCGCTACGCCGATTTCGACGCTGCCATCGCCGAGGCCAACGCCACCCAGTACGGCCTGGCCGCCGGCCTGCTGTCGGATAGCGCCGAGCGTTACCAGCAGTTCCTGATCGAGAGTCGCGCCGGCATCGTCAACTGGAACAAGCAGCTGACTGGCGCCGCCAGCAGCGCGCCGTTCGGCGGTGTGGGTGCCTCCGGCAACCACCGCGCCAGTGCCTACTACGCGGCCGACTACTGCGCCTATCCGGTCGCCTCGCTGGAAAGTGAAACCCTGAGCCTGCCCGCCACCCTGACCCCGGGAGTGAGTCTGTGA
- the astA gene encoding arginine N-succinyltransferase: protein MIVRPVRSSDLSALIDLARSTGTGLTTLPANEERLAHRVGWAEKAFRGEAERADADYLFVLEDDDGKVVGISAVAGAVGLREPWYNYRVGLTVSASQELKIHREIPTLFLANDMTGNSELCSLFLHADYRTGLNGRLLSKARFLFIAEFRELFGDKVIAEMRGMSDAAGRSPFWESLGRHFFKMEFSQADYLTGVGNKAFIAELMPKFPLYTCFLSEEARAVIGRVHPDTEPALAMLKGEGFSYQGYVDIFDAGPAIEVATDKIRAVQASQTLVLAVGTPGDDATPYLIHNRKREDCRITAAPARAAAGTLVVDAPTAKRLQLNAGAQVRAVPLSAKEPQ from the coding sequence ATGATCGTTCGTCCCGTCCGTAGCAGCGACCTGTCGGCGCTGATCGACCTGGCCCGCAGTACCGGCACCGGCCTGACCACCCTGCCGGCCAACGAGGAGCGCCTGGCGCACCGGGTCGGCTGGGCGGAAAAAGCCTTCCGCGGCGAGGCCGAGCGCGCCGATGCCGATTATCTGTTCGTGCTCGAGGACGACGACGGCAAGGTCGTCGGCATCTCCGCCGTGGCCGGCGCCGTCGGCCTGCGCGAGCCCTGGTACAACTACCGGGTCGGTCTGACCGTCAGTGCCTCGCAGGAACTGAAGATCCACCGCGAGATCCCCACCCTGTTCCTGGCCAACGACATGACCGGCAACTCCGAGCTGTGCTCGCTGTTCCTGCATGCCGACTATCGCACCGGCCTCAACGGCCGCCTGCTGTCGAAGGCGCGCTTCCTGTTCATCGCCGAATTCCGCGAGCTGTTCGGCGACAAGGTGATCGCCGAGATGCGTGGCATGTCCGATGCCGCCGGCCGTTCGCCGTTCTGGGAAAGCCTGGGGCGGCACTTCTTCAAGATGGAATTCAGCCAGGCCGACTACCTCACCGGGGTCGGCAACAAGGCCTTCATCGCCGAGCTGATGCCCAAGTTCCCGCTCTATACCTGCTTCCTCTCCGAGGAGGCGCGCGCCGTCATCGGTCGCGTCCACCCGGACACCGAGCCGGCGCTGGCCATGCTCAAGGGCGAGGGCTTCAGCTACCAGGGCTATGTCGACATCTTCGACGCCGGCCCGGCCATCGAAGTGGCCACCGACAAGATCCGCGCGGTGCAAGCCAGCCAGACCCTGGTGCTGGCCGTGGGCACCCCGGGCGATGATGCCACTCCCTATCTGATCCACAACCGCAAGCGCGAAGACTGCCGCATCACCGCCGCCCCGGCGCGTGCCGCCGCCGGCACCCTGGTGGTCGACGCGCCAACCGCTAAACGCCTGCAGCTGAATGCCGGTGCCCAGGTGCGAGCCGTGCCGCTGTCGGCCAAGGAGCCCCAATAA
- the aruF gene encoding arginine/ornithine succinyltransferase subunit alpha: MLVMRPAQLSDLADVQRLAADSPVGVTSLPDDAGRLSDKIQASEASFAAEVSFNGEESYFFVLEDSSSGQLVGCSAIVASAGYSEPFYSFRNETFVHASRSLSIHNKIHVLSLCHDLTGNSLLTSFYVKPELVDSVFAELNSRGRLLFMAGQPERFADAVVVEIVGYSDEQGDSPFWDAVGRNFFDMNYTEAERLCGLKSRTFLAELMPHYPIYVPLLPDTAQEAMGQVHPRAQITFDILMREGFETDHYIDIFDGGPTLHARTSGIRSIAQSRMVPVRIGEPSKGGRQYLVSNGQLQDFRAIVAELDWVPGKPVTLSAEAAEALGVGEGASVRLVAV; the protein is encoded by the coding sequence ATGCTGGTGATGCGCCCCGCGCAATTGTCCGACCTTGCCGATGTGCAGCGTCTGGCTGCGGACAGCCCGGTGGGCGTCACTTCGCTGCCGGATGATGCCGGTCGCCTGAGTGACAAGATCCAGGCGTCCGAGGCGTCGTTTGCCGCCGAGGTCAGCTTCAACGGCGAGGAGAGCTATTTCTTCGTCCTCGAAGACAGCAGCAGCGGCCAGCTGGTCGGCTGTTCCGCCATCGTCGCCTCGGCCGGTTATTCCGAGCCGTTCTACAGCTTCCGCAACGAAACCTTCGTGCATGCCTCGCGCTCGCTGTCGATCCACAACAAGATCCACGTTCTGTCGCTGTGCCACGACCTCACCGGCAACAGCCTGTTGACCAGTTTCTACGTCAAGCCGGAGCTGGTGGACTCGGTGTTCGCCGAGCTCAACTCGCGCGGCCGCCTGCTGTTCATGGCCGGCCAGCCGGAGCGTTTCGCCGATGCGGTGGTGGTGGAGATAGTCGGCTACAGCGACGAGCAGGGCGACTCGCCATTCTGGGACGCGGTCGGGCGCAACTTCTTCGACATGAACTACACCGAGGCCGAGCGCCTGTGCGGGCTGAAGAGCCGCACCTTCCTCGCCGAGCTGATGCCGCATTACCCGATCTATGTGCCGCTGCTGCCGGACACGGCCCAGGAGGCCATGGGCCAGGTGCATCCGCGGGCGCAGATCACCTTCGACATCCTGATGCGCGAAGGCTTCGAGACCGACCACTACATCGACATCTTCGACGGCGGCCCGACCCTGCATGCGCGCACCTCGGGCATTCGCTCGATTGCCCAGAGCCGCATGGTGCCGGTACGTATCGGTGAACCGAGCAAGGGCGGGCGCCAGTACCTGGTGAGCAATGGCCAGTTGCAGGACTTCCGCGCGATCGTCGCCGAGCTCGACTGGGTGCCGGGCAAGCCCGTGACCCTGAGTGCCGAGGCAGCCGAGGCACTGGGTGTAGGTGAGGGCGCCAGCGTTCGGCTGGTGGCGGTTTGA
- a CDS encoding aspartate aminotransferase family protein has product MSVQHDPVQRADFDQVMVPNYAPAAFVPVRGQGSRVWDQTGRELLDFAGGIAVNALGHCHPALVAALTEQANTLWHISNVFTNEPTLRLAHKLVDATFADRVFFCNSGAEANEAAFKLARRVAFDKYGADKCEIISATNSFHGRTLFTVSVGGQPKYSDGFGPKIQGISHVPYNDIEALKAAVSDKTCAVVLEPIQGEGGVLPADLAYLQAARELCDKHNALLIFDEVQTGMGRTGELFAYMHYGVTPDILSSAKSLGGGFPIGAMLTTTELAKHLAVGTHGTTYGGNPLACAVAEAVMDVVNTPEVLNGVKAKSERFKARLRAIGEKYGVFSEVRGLGLLIGCVLSDAWKGKAKTVLDAAAVEGVMVLQASPDVVRFAPSLVVEDADIEEGLARFERALAKLVNA; this is encoded by the coding sequence ATGTCCGTTCAGCACGATCCGGTGCAACGCGCCGATTTCGACCAGGTCATGGTCCCCAACTACGCTCCCGCCGCCTTCGTGCCGGTGCGCGGTCAGGGTTCGCGAGTCTGGGATCAGACCGGCCGAGAGTTGCTCGACTTCGCCGGCGGCATCGCGGTCAACGCCCTCGGCCATTGCCATCCGGCACTGGTGGCGGCGCTGACCGAGCAGGCCAACACCTTGTGGCACATCTCCAACGTGTTCACCAACGAGCCGACCCTGCGTCTGGCGCACAAGCTGGTGGACGCCACCTTCGCCGACCGCGTGTTCTTCTGCAACTCCGGGGCCGAGGCCAACGAGGCCGCCTTCAAGCTGGCCCGCCGGGTTGCCTTCGACAAGTATGGTGCGGACAAGTGCGAGATCATCTCTGCCACCAACAGCTTCCACGGTCGCACCCTGTTCACCGTCAGCGTCGGTGGCCAGCCCAAGTATTCCGACGGCTTCGGCCCGAAGATCCAGGGCATCAGCCATGTGCCGTACAACGACATCGAAGCGCTGAAGGCGGCGGTATCGGACAAGACCTGCGCCGTGGTGCTGGAGCCGATCCAGGGCGAGGGCGGCGTACTGCCGGCCGACCTGGCTTACCTGCAAGCGGCCCGTGAGCTGTGCGACAAGCACAACGCGCTGCTGATCTTCGACGAAGTGCAGACCGGCATGGGCCGTACCGGCGAACTGTTCGCCTACATGCACTACGGCGTGACCCCGGACATCCTCTCCAGCGCCAAGAGCCTGGGCGGTGGTTTCCCGATCGGCGCCATGCTCACCACCACCGAGCTGGCCAAGCACCTGGCGGTCGGCACCCACGGCACTACCTACGGCGGCAACCCGCTGGCCTGTGCGGTGGCCGAGGCGGTGATGGACGTGGTCAACACCCCTGAGGTGCTGAATGGCGTCAAGGCCAAGAGCGAGCGGTTCAAGGCGCGTCTGCGCGCCATCGGCGAAAAATACGGCGTGTTCAGCGAAGTCCGTGGCCTGGGCCTGCTGATCGGCTGTGTGCTGTCCGATGCCTGGAAAGGCAAGGCCAAGACCGTGCTCGACGCTGCGGCGGTTGAGGGCGTGATGGTGCTGCAGGCCAGCCCGGACGTGGTGCGTTTCGCCCCGAGCCTGGTGGTCGAGGATGCCGATATCGAAGAGGGCCTGGCCCGTTTCGAGCGCGCGCTGGCCAAGCTGGTCAACGCCTGA